One genomic segment of Bacillus sp. 2205SS5-2 includes these proteins:
- the rplJ gene encoding 50S ribosomal protein L10, which produces MSSAIEQKKVLVSEIAEKLEKSVSTVVVDYRGLTVAEVTELRKQLREAGVEFKVFKNSMVRRAAESANLAGINEVLTGPNAIALSTEDVVAPAKILNDFAKKHEALEIKAGVIEGNVATAEEVKALAELPSREGLLSMLLSVLQAPMRNVALATKAVAEQKEEQGA; this is translated from the coding sequence ATGAGCAGTGCTATCGAACAAAAGAAGGTTTTAGTTAGTGAGATTGCTGAGAAACTTGAGAAAAGTGTTTCCACTGTTGTTGTTGACTACCGTGGACTTACTGTAGCTGAGGTTACAGAACTACGTAAGCAACTTCGTGAAGCAGGAGTTGAATTTAAGGTTTTCAAAAACTCAATGGTTCGCCGTGCGGCTGAATCAGCTAACTTAGCTGGAATAAATGAAGTATTAACTGGTCCTAATGCGATTGCATTGAGCACAGAAGACGTAGTAGCGCCTGCGAAAATCCTAAACGATTTCGCTAAAAAACATGAAGCTTTAGAAATTAAAGCGGGTGTTATTGAAGGAAACGTTGCGACTGCAGAAGAAGTGAAAGCTCTTGCTGAACTTCCATCACGCGAAGGTTTACTTTCTATGCTATTATCTGTCCTTCAAGCTCCAATGCGCAATGTTGCGCTTGCAACTAAAGCTGTTGCAGAGCAAAAAGAAGAGCAAGGCGCTTAA
- the rplL gene encoding 50S ribosomal protein L7/L12 produces the protein MTKEQIIDAIKEMTVLELNDLVKAIEEEFGVTAAAPVAVMGGAAGADAAVEQTEFDLVLTSAGASKIKVIKAVREITGLGLKEAKELVDNAPKPLKEGIAKEEAEELKAKLEEVGAGVEVK, from the coding sequence ATGACTAAAGAGCAAATCATTGACGCGATCAAAGAAATGACCGTTCTTGAACTGAACGACTTAGTAAAAGCAATTGAAGAAGAATTTGGAGTAACTGCTGCAGCTCCTGTAGCTGTAATGGGTGGAGCTGCTGGTGCAGACGCTGCTGTTGAGCAAACAGAATTCGATCTAGTATTAACTAGTGCTGGAGCTTCAAAAATCAAAGTTATCAAAGCGGTTCGTGAAATCACAGGTCTTGGTCTTAAAGAAGCGAAAGAACTTGTTGATAACGCTCCAAAACCACTTAAAGAAGGTATCGCTAAAGAAGAAGCTGAAGAGCTTAAAGCTAAACTTGAAGAAGTTGGCGCTGGCGTAGAAGTTAAGTAA
- a CDS encoding class I SAM-dependent methyltransferase, with the protein MTDHYYSRTPNVESNPVYWRVELRGNTFKFKTDQGVFSKNEVDYGSRLLIDVFQSPRVKGDLLDVGCGYGPIGLSLAKSSQDCTVSMVDVNERALSLAKENAENNNVHNVSIYESDELHSVVGEFAAIVTNPPIRAGKTVVHNILRQSFQHLLVGGELWVVIQKKQGAPSAQSKLEEIFGNVDVVVKKKGYHILRAQKH; encoded by the coding sequence ATGACGGATCATTATTACTCCCGCACACCAAACGTTGAAAGTAATCCAGTGTATTGGCGTGTTGAATTAAGAGGGAATACCTTTAAATTCAAGACCGATCAGGGAGTATTTTCGAAAAATGAAGTGGATTATGGATCACGTTTGTTGATTGATGTTTTTCAATCTCCTCGTGTGAAGGGTGATTTGTTAGACGTTGGTTGTGGATACGGCCCCATAGGTCTTTCGCTAGCCAAGTCTTCTCAAGATTGTACTGTAAGCATGGTAGATGTTAATGAAAGAGCATTGTCTCTTGCGAAAGAAAATGCTGAAAACAACAACGTACACAATGTTTCGATTTATGAGAGTGATGAACTTCACTCTGTTGTGGGTGAATTTGCAGCGATTGTAACGAATCCTCCAATTAGAGCAGGGAAAACGGTTGTTCATAATATTTTGCGTCAAAGTTTTCAGCATCTGCTAGTAGGAGGAGAGCTTTGGGTGGTTATTCAAAAGAAGCAAGGAGCACCATCAGCTCAAAGTAAGCTAGAGGAAATTTTCGGTAATGTTGATGTGGTAGTGAAGAAAAAAGGCTACCATATTTTAAGAGCACAAAAACATTGA